Proteins encoded within one genomic window of Hemitrygon akajei chromosome 13, sHemAka1.3, whole genome shotgun sequence:
- the htr1aa gene encoding 5-hydroxytryptamine (serotonin) receptor 1A a, with translation MELYNNSTLSYSSFTKENNTNFSEVTLTYQIITSLFIGTMILCSIIGNACVIAAIALERSLQNVANYLIGSLAVTDLMVSVLVLPMAALYQVLNKWTLGQVTCDIFISLDVLCCTSSILHLCAIALDRYWAITNPIDYVNKRTPKRAAILISLTWLVGFLISIPPMLGWRTPEDRADPDACKISQDPGYTIYSTFGAFYIPLILMLVLYGRIFKAARFRIRKTVKKSEKQKVADTCLAVSPAAAQKKSNGENSKNWRRSVEPKPACINGAVRHGDEGSALEVIEVHHNPKGHLHLPNNTNSQLTFCFEDRTERNVEAKRKVALARERKTVKTLGIIMGTFIFCWLPFFIVALVLPFCGQHCYMPIWLHAVINWQGYSNSMLNPIIYAYFNKDFQSAFKKIIKCNFCRQ, from the coding sequence ATGGAACTGTACAATAACAGCACCCTGTCCTACTCGAGTTTCACCAAGGAAAACAATACGAACTTTTCAGAGGTGACGCTGACATACCAGATTATAACTTCACTGTTTATAGGGACTATGATCCTTTGTTCTATTATTGGAAATGCTTGTGTGATCGCTGCCATAGCTCTGGAACGTTCTCTCCAAAACGTAGCCAACTATCTAATAGGGTCACTTGCTGTCACAGACCTGATGGTCTCGGTGTTGGTGTTGCCCATGGCTGCTCTGTACCAAGTTCTGAACAAATGGACCCTGGGACAGGTAACCTGTGATATTTTTATCTCTTTAGATGTGTTGTGCTGTACATCTTCTATCCTACACCTGTGCGCTATTGCTCTGGACAGATACTGGGCTATAACAAATCCAATAGACTATGTCAACAAGAGGACTCCCAAACGAGCTGCTATTCTAATAAGCCTGACATGGCTGGTCGGATTTTTAATTTCGATCCCACCCATGCTAGGCTGGAGAACACCCGAAGACCGAGCTGATCCCGATGCTTGTAAGATCAGTCAAGATCCGGGCTACACCATTTATTCCACCTTCGGTGCGTTTTACATCCCGCTGATTCTGATGCTAGTTCTGTATGGAAGGATATTCAAAGCCGCCAGATTCCGCATTCGTAAGACCGTGAAGAAATCGGAGAAGCAGAAAGTAGCAGACACTTGCCTGGCAGTTTCTCCAGCTGCCGCACAGAAGAAAAGCAACGGCGAGAACAGTAAAAACTGGAGGAGGAGTGTGGAgcccaaacctgcctgcattaATGGGGCCGTTCGGCATGGAGATGAAGGGTCAGCTTTAGAAGTCATCGAAGTGCACCACAACCCGAAAGGTCACCTTCATCTGCCCAACAACACCAACAGCCAATTGACGTTTTGCTTTGAGGATAGGACTGAAAGGAACGTTGAAGCCAAGCGAAAAGTGGCCCTTGCCCGCGAGAGGAAAACTGTAAAAACTTTGGGCATCATTATGGGGACCTTCATCTTCTGCTGGTTGCCATTTTTCATCGTTGCCCTTGTTCTCCCGTTCTGTGGACAGCACTGTTACATGCCAATCTGGCTTCACGCTGTAATCAACTGGCAAGGCTACTCTAACTCAATGCTAAATCCCATCATTTATGCTTATTTCAATAAGGATTTCCAAAGTGCTTTCAAGAAAATTATAAAATGCAATTTCTGCAGACAATAA